One window from the genome of Echinicola vietnamensis DSM 17526 encodes:
- a CDS encoding ABC transporter permease, with amino-acid sequence MITLKKPMPSIAKFQSLIALIILCLVLSLLSDRFLTLANGWNVMRQVSVNICISVGMTLVILTAGIDLSVGSILALCGAVTASLIKNGIAVEGLNLHIGFAPLGAVILGVGLGFGLGWFNGWTITRFKVPPFVATLAMLTIARGLTMLWTGGFPINGLGEDFAFLGTGWFLGIPMPVWITAVIVALAVLLTKKTKFGRYVYAIGGNERAARLSGINISRVKMTVYAIAGGLAAVGGMIVTSRLDSAQPNAGISYELDAIAAVVIGGTSLSGGKGTIMGAVLGGIIIGVLNNGLVLLNVSPFWQQVVKGAVILLAVVIDKANSKED; translated from the coding sequence ATGATTACCTTAAAAAAACCAATGCCATCCATTGCTAAATTCCAATCATTGATTGCACTGATTATCCTGTGTTTGGTTCTTAGCTTGTTATCAGACCGCTTTTTGACCTTGGCCAATGGATGGAATGTCATGCGCCAGGTGTCGGTAAACATCTGCATCTCGGTGGGCATGACCTTGGTAATCCTGACGGCAGGGATCGACCTGTCCGTAGGCTCCATCTTGGCGTTATGTGGTGCCGTCACGGCCTCGCTGATAAAAAACGGCATTGCTGTAGAAGGGCTGAACCTGCATATTGGCTTTGCACCCTTAGGCGCGGTGATCCTGGGCGTAGGGTTAGGATTTGGGCTGGGCTGGTTCAATGGCTGGACCATCACGCGGTTTAAGGTTCCTCCTTTCGTGGCGACCTTGGCGATGCTGACCATTGCCCGTGGCCTGACCATGCTGTGGACAGGAGGATTTCCCATCAACGGCCTAGGAGAAGATTTTGCCTTTTTGGGTACGGGTTGGTTTTTGGGCATTCCCATGCCCGTATGGATCACTGCAGTGATTGTTGCTCTGGCCGTCTTGCTGACCAAGAAAACCAAGTTTGGCCGCTATGTCTATGCCATCGGGGGCAATGAACGGGCCGCGCGGCTATCAGGCATCAATATCAGCCGGGTAAAAATGACCGTTTATGCCATCGCGGGAGGCTTGGCTGCCGTGGGCGGGATGATCGTCACCTCCCGCTTGGATTCAGCACAGCCCAACGCAGGAATCAGCTATGAACTGGATGCCATTGCCGCCGTGGTCATCGGCGGGACTTCCCTCTCCGGAGGCAAAGGGACGATCATGGGAGCTGTCCTCGGGGGCATCATCATCGGCGTCCTGAACAATGGCCTCGTACTGCTGAATGTATCCCCCTTCTGGCAGCAAGTGGTCAAAGGTGCCGTGATCTTGCTGGCAGTGGTAATCGACAAAGCCAACAGCAAGGAAGATTGA
- a CDS encoding dihydrodipicolinate synthase family protein, whose amino-acid sequence MKTIQPLPLPFRGIVPPMITPLADENQLDIPGLERLINHIIAGGVHGLFILGTTGESTSLSYDIRHELVKRTCAIVNGRVPVLVGITDTAATESLRLADTAAKEGAAAVVAAPPYYFSLGQPELIEYYEYLVERLSLPLFLYNMPSHTKIVIEPDTVKTLSQYDNIVGLKDSSANNAYFNKVMAKMKDRQDFSLFVGPEEIMAETVLLGAHGGVNGGANMFPELYVKLYAAAESGDLETVKRLHAIVMQISTKMYSLGQFGSSYLKGIKGALSLLGICSDYMASPLHRFREKEREILAEQLKEIQQQL is encoded by the coding sequence ATGAAGACCATACAACCTTTGCCCCTTCCATTCAGGGGAATCGTACCGCCAATGATCACGCCATTGGCCGATGAAAACCAACTTGATATTCCTGGCTTGGAGCGATTGATCAATCACATCATCGCTGGTGGGGTGCACGGATTGTTCATTTTGGGCACCACGGGAGAGTCCACAAGCCTTTCGTATGACATTCGCCATGAATTGGTGAAGCGCACCTGCGCCATCGTCAATGGACGTGTTCCAGTGCTGGTGGGGATCACCGATACCGCTGCTACAGAAAGCCTTAGGCTGGCCGATACCGCCGCCAAAGAAGGTGCTGCAGCCGTGGTCGCTGCGCCTCCATATTACTTTAGCCTGGGCCAACCGGAATTGATCGAATACTACGAATACCTTGTGGAACGGTTGTCGCTGCCCCTGTTCTTGTACAATATGCCTTCCCATACCAAAATTGTCATTGAGCCAGACACCGTAAAAACGCTCAGCCAATACGACAACATCGTCGGACTCAAAGACAGCTCTGCCAACAACGCTTACTTCAACAAGGTAATGGCCAAAATGAAAGACCGGCAAGACTTTTCGCTTTTCGTCGGTCCAGAGGAAATTATGGCCGAAACAGTCCTGTTGGGCGCTCATGGTGGAGTCAATGGTGGGGCCAATATGTTTCCCGAGCTGTATGTGAAGCTATACGCGGCAGCTGAATCAGGAGACCTGGAAACCGTCAAAAGGCTACATGCCATCGTCATGCAGATCTCGACCAAAATGTATTCATTGGGACAATTTGGATCCAGTTATTTAAAAGGCATCAAAGGAGCCCTTAGCCTCTTAGGCATCTGCAGTGATTATATGGCTTCGCCCCTCCACCGGTTTAGGGAAAAAGAACGTGAAATCCTCGCTGAGCAATTGAAGGAAATCCAACAGCAGCTGTAG
- a CDS encoding FGGY family carbohydrate kinase, translating to MDSNKQFILSIDQGTSGTKALVFDAQGKQVAKATVPLKTHYLDGGLVEQDPEDIYQNVLKAVGICLADFQFQGHPLDAITSCGISNQRETFLLWDKNGAPLYQAVVWQCKRSIGVCDRLKAAGLEPLIKDKTGLIIDPYFSGTKLIWLYENDPAIATAIDAGEAYFGTVDTWLLYRLTEGNHYLTDFTNASRTLFFNLDTLDWDRELLDNMGLSGLQLPAVRPSSAEFGVTDFEGLLDAPLPIFAMIGDSHAAAFGEACFEPGTAKATMGTGCSVLMNVGDERKSSGHGMVSTICWSTEAQVSYALEGVIVTCGATIEWLKNELGLIQDSRETEAMAKAVTSNQGVYLVPAFSGLGAPHWDMKRKASLVGMTFDSGKNHIVRAALESIPYQIKDVISAMEEDAQLDLEALNVDGGITANGFVIDFLADLLEKPVARVGIADVSALGAAYLAGLKAGVFKDLAHLQQLQQKQQTVPNGPADSIKAAYAGWQRAVKGNTDNS from the coding sequence ATGGACAGCAATAAGCAATTTATCCTTTCGATCGACCAAGGTACCAGTGGTACCAAAGCACTGGTGTTTGATGCGCAGGGAAAACAAGTGGCCAAAGCCACCGTACCGCTCAAAACCCATTACCTCGACGGTGGTTTGGTGGAGCAGGATCCGGAAGACATTTACCAAAACGTGCTGAAAGCTGTAGGCATTTGTTTGGCTGACTTTCAGTTTCAGGGCCACCCCTTGGATGCTATCACCAGCTGTGGAATCTCCAACCAGCGGGAGACCTTTTTACTTTGGGACAAAAATGGGGCCCCGTTGTACCAAGCGGTGGTCTGGCAGTGCAAGCGTTCCATAGGGGTTTGTGACCGGCTGAAAGCAGCAGGGCTGGAACCCCTCATCAAGGATAAAACCGGCTTGATCATTGACCCATATTTTTCAGGTACCAAACTGATTTGGCTATATGAAAATGACCCGGCCATCGCTACGGCCATCGATGCGGGAGAAGCCTACTTCGGCACCGTGGATACTTGGCTACTGTACCGACTGACCGAGGGCAACCATTACCTGACTGATTTCACCAATGCTTCCCGTACCTTGTTCTTTAACCTGGACACCTTGGATTGGGACAGGGAGCTATTGGATAATATGGGGCTTTCTGGGCTCCAACTCCCAGCGGTGAGGCCCTCATCTGCTGAATTTGGCGTGACTGATTTTGAAGGACTGCTGGATGCTCCCCTGCCCATCTTTGCGATGATTGGCGATTCGCATGCCGCCGCCTTTGGGGAAGCATGCTTCGAACCGGGCACGGCCAAGGCCACCATGGGCACCGGCTGCTCCGTCCTGATGAACGTCGGCGACGAACGTAAATCCTCCGGTCACGGCATGGTAAGTACGATCTGTTGGAGCACGGAGGCACAAGTGAGCTATGCCTTGGAAGGAGTGATCGTCACCTGTGGCGCGACCATCGAATGGCTAAAAAATGAACTGGGACTGATTCAGGACAGCCGGGAGACCGAGGCCATGGCCAAGGCCGTAACATCCAATCAAGGTGTCTATTTGGTGCCCGCATTCAGCGGTTTGGGGGCTCCGCACTGGGACATGAAGCGAAAAGCCTCGCTGGTGGGCATGACCTTTGACAGTGGCAAAAACCACATTGTCCGCGCGGCGTTGGAGTCCATTCCCTATCAGATCAAAGACGTCATCAGCGCCATGGAAGAAGATGCCCAGCTGGATCTGGAAGCGCTAAACGTGGACGGCGGCATCACTGCCAATGGTTTTGTCATCGACTTTTTGGCCGATTTATTGGAAAAGCCTGTGGCAAGGGTTGGGATTGCCGATGTTTCTGCATTGGGGGCAGCCTATTTGGCCGGATTGAAGGCGGGGGTTTTTAAAGACCTGGCTCATCTTCAGCAGCTTCAGCAAAAACAACAAACCGTCCCAAATGGGCCTGCAGATTCCATAAAAGCTGCCTATGCAGGTTGGCAACGGGCCGTTAAAGGAAACACAGACAACAGCTAA
- a CDS encoding GNAT family N-acetyltransferase, with translation MNITYRHIQKEDNQAVKELIQAVFVEFEAPQEGTVFADPEMDDLHKLFLQEKKAVFWVAAAKDQILGCCGIYPTAGLPDGCTELVKFYLSPKARGKGIGKTLMEKCTESALALGYDALYIESIPAFSNAVRVYEKQGFQKLDRPLGNSGHFSCSIWMLKKLVTDHPA, from the coding sequence ATGAATATCACCTATCGTCACATCCAGAAAGAAGACAACCAGGCTGTAAAGGAATTGATCCAAGCTGTATTTGTGGAATTTGAAGCACCACAAGAGGGTACGGTGTTTGCCGATCCTGAAATGGACGACCTCCATAAACTGTTTTTGCAGGAAAAGAAGGCTGTTTTTTGGGTAGCGGCAGCAAAAGATCAGATCTTAGGCTGCTGTGGGATTTACCCTACTGCGGGACTGCCTGATGGCTGTACGGAGCTGGTGAAATTTTACCTGTCGCCCAAGGCCAGAGGCAAGGGCATCGGCAAAACACTGATGGAAAAATGTACGGAAAGTGCGCTAGCGTTGGGATACGACGCCCTTTACATCGAAAGTATTCCAGCATTTAGCAATGCGGTACGCGTATACGAAAAACAAGGCTTTCAAAAACTGGATCGTCCCTTGGGGAATTCGGGGCATTTCAGCTGCTCCATTTGGATGCTAAAGAAACTGGTAACGGATCATCCTGCTTGA
- a CDS encoding DUF4403 family protein, with translation MKNRLLIFCFALLILSCKSINPEKPKFSGEPPVLPEAISRVNVPLEIPLDYIERNLNQELSELLYTEKGLNMGNGIIADLDVNRTGDISLSSLGQNKLEINLPLQLKGKLNIQKKIFGQSISTAVPFDEGLAPRVSFEPVIGRNWDIGISNVHIESWGRSLKYNLLGYEIDFGPMLKKHVERMLDEQLTGDNLSRISFKSMMEETWKAYGKPVKFEQDGIDAYVYTIPHKIKVREQFTTDQKLKLTIGIEGEVFTQLGSAPDVAPSPLPNLYYNEDSRNYLDITLPLSIPYRDLDSYLNDMLANQTFKVDSKTTMTPKAFESQSFGDKALVKVDFTVTRNDKKNINGNVYLVGRPTYDPLREAIVFEDIDFDLNTKNILASSASWVKQGAVLEEMKKYAVYPIGDYIHTARLELQKQGYIETDYASFRVKRPALDVKGIYTTDQDIRLYLRSTGEMEVKLK, from the coding sequence ATGAAAAACCGTCTCCTCATCTTCTGTTTTGCACTGCTGATACTTTCATGTAAAAGCATCAATCCCGAAAAGCCCAAATTTTCAGGAGAGCCTCCAGTCTTGCCTGAAGCCATTTCCCGTGTCAATGTGCCCTTGGAAATTCCACTGGACTATATTGAGCGCAACCTAAACCAGGAACTCAGCGAGTTGCTTTACACGGAAAAGGGGTTAAACATGGGCAATGGCATCATAGCAGATTTGGATGTGAACAGAACCGGAGACATCTCCCTTTCCTCCTTGGGTCAAAACAAGCTGGAGATCAACCTTCCCTTGCAGCTAAAAGGTAAGCTCAACATCCAGAAAAAGATTTTTGGTCAGTCCATTTCTACGGCCGTGCCGTTCGATGAAGGCCTGGCTCCGCGGGTGAGCTTTGAGCCCGTTATCGGCCGCAATTGGGACATCGGCATATCCAATGTCCACATCGAAAGCTGGGGCAGGTCACTGAAGTACAACCTACTGGGCTATGAAATTGACTTTGGGCCAATGCTAAAAAAACATGTCGAAAGGATGCTGGATGAGCAGCTGACCGGCGACAACCTGAGCAGAATCAGCTTCAAAAGCATGATGGAAGAAACGTGGAAGGCCTATGGCAAGCCGGTCAAGTTTGAGCAAGACGGCATCGATGCTTATGTCTATACCATTCCCCATAAAATCAAAGTTCGTGAACAGTTCACTACTGACCAAAAGCTAAAACTTACGATTGGCATCGAAGGAGAGGTATTTACCCAGCTGGGCAGTGCTCCTGACGTGGCTCCCAGCCCGCTGCCCAATCTGTACTATAATGAAGATAGCCGCAATTACTTGGACATTACCTTGCCCCTATCCATTCCTTACAGAGACTTGGACAGCTACCTCAATGACATGCTGGCCAATCAGACTTTTAAAGTCGATAGCAAAACAACCATGACCCCAAAGGCATTTGAGAGCCAATCCTTCGGTGACAAGGCCTTGGTAAAAGTGGACTTTACCGTCACCCGAAACGACAAGAAAAACATCAATGGAAATGTCTACCTGGTCGGCCGGCCGACGTATGACCCTTTGCGGGAGGCCATTGTTTTTGAGGACATTGATTTTGATCTGAACACCAAGAATATCCTGGCCAGCAGTGCCAGCTGGGTAAAACAGGGAGCGGTATTGGAGGAAATGAAAAAGTATGCTGTCTATCCCATTGGGGATTATATCCATACCGCCCGTTTGGAGCTCCAAAAGCAAGGCTATATCGAAACAGATTATGCTTCTTTCAGGGTAAAAAGGCCCGCCTTGGACGTAAAGGGCATCTACACCACCGACCAAGACATTCGACTCTATCTCCGCTCCACAGGAGAAATGGAAGTGAAGCTGAAGTGA
- a CDS encoding S41 family peptidase — MKSRMLLVLAFCGLISPLFGMEKVECTCQTALDEAHGLLQKAKSYKVLVKGEREAALQEWKEKIKQEMASDPMVEDFCLGYLQKFTSFVKDKHNQLYYASQKDYPSSYPSYQGKWALDTTSFRDEYEGVYYAGTEKLLLKNSAPGQWLGIMLASDDDKWTHGTIRLKINMKADGTLEIFEFFKTGLLYYQPSISIRDGRIHGTYWNKSNKYHFLNRHEEKFHFEQVSNDTDYIGLKTFTRTRKLMDEAADFYAKALPRLTHMNLIVDLRSNGGGSVLQAKPLLQHLRQNKQIEHIYVLVNFKTASAAELVAIKLLEDQRVKLAGENTSGMLAFGYGNHAFTDMIDCRNIKVSFSTKKSKSGQSTYEFVGLTPTRLLGNVSDWVDQLTSLR; from the coding sequence ATGAAATCACGTATGCTTTTGGTACTGGCTTTTTGCGGGTTAATTTCGCCACTTTTTGGCATGGAAAAGGTGGAATGTACCTGTCAAACGGCTTTGGATGAGGCCCATGGTTTGCTCCAAAAGGCAAAGAGCTATAAGGTGCTCGTTAAGGGCGAACGTGAAGCAGCACTGCAGGAATGGAAGGAGAAGATCAAACAGGAAATGGCATCCGATCCGATGGTGGAGGATTTCTGCTTGGGATACCTGCAGAAGTTCACCTCCTTTGTTAAGGATAAGCACAACCAACTTTACTATGCCTCCCAAAAAGACTATCCTTCTTCCTATCCCAGCTATCAAGGCAAATGGGCGCTGGATACGACCTCTTTCCGTGACGAGTATGAGGGGGTGTATTATGCGGGAACAGAAAAACTCCTGCTGAAAAACTCGGCCCCCGGGCAATGGCTCGGCATCATGTTGGCCTCAGATGATGACAAATGGACGCACGGAACGATTCGGCTTAAAATCAATATGAAAGCTGATGGGACACTGGAGATTTTTGAATTCTTTAAGACTGGTTTGCTTTATTACCAGCCCTCCATCTCCATTCGTGACGGACGGATCCACGGAACCTACTGGAACAAGTCCAATAAATATCATTTTTTAAATAGACATGAGGAGAAATTTCATTTCGAACAGGTGTCCAATGATACCGATTATATCGGCCTCAAAACGTTTACGCGCACGCGCAAACTCATGGATGAAGCGGCAGATTTCTATGCTAAAGCCTTGCCCCGTCTGACGCATATGAATTTGATCGTGGACCTGCGTAGCAATGGTGGTGGATCGGTTTTGCAGGCCAAGCCCTTGCTGCAGCACCTTCGGCAGAATAAGCAAATAGAGCATATTTATGTGCTTGTAAATTTTAAAACAGCTAGTGCTGCGGAGTTGGTGGCGATCAAATTACTTGAGGACCAAAGGGTCAAGCTCGCTGGGGAAAATACCAGTGGTATGCTGGCTTTTGGATACGGAAACCATGCTTTTACCGATATGATCGATTGCCGAAATATCAAAGTGAGTTTTTCCACGAAAAAGTCCAAAAGTGGGCAGAGCACTTATGAATTTGTGGGGTTGACGCCTACACGCTTGCTGGGTAATGTTTCCGATTGGGTGGATCAGCTCACTTCGTTACGCTAA
- a CDS encoding L-fucose isomerase — translation MKATLLSRTVKPATGKPVIGVFAPCDPRIDAASRERSTNIIKHTAESLAGKIKLPDGTAAEVVYSDVLIDAESQADQVASQFKEAGVSVLVCVPDTWSFPQLTTISLFSHFPKDTPINFTTGNSATRPGVVYTHATSGAIAQYGKLTHINVGKWPDAGQNPEMSPATLKALVDWCYAAVTFQGLKGKRVVVFGHDSMGMETALPHVLETRNQFGIEVTRLDMKLLADMLQKESYDKEELKKLRTWLEGHAGDRLELPDGEKDSKLLDQSLALYLIVRDLMKDIDAIGGGFMSQLEWGSDDRGIQLPVADIMESLFNSTFDHNGPKAVQPFATEADVQALLTQLFMTWLSGGHPPLFMDFRKAWDREDLAELAAQNGYQPNGDEPWMKKGFVDGVNSGSASFNWAATPGTEEKEIMKNITFPKAVDYFYYLGNSVHFISPGKIKGLAARLAYSSLSGMFSMIWDEAETVALPDELAQKICDGANPTWPHTFVVPKYASMMEYKQYAPANHFHMTWDLEPARLQFWMDFCNVLSVAPWQARPTFIEEIDRPVPLLYLLNGGEDATKKLKAGK, via the coding sequence ATGAAAGCAACCTTATTATCCAGAACCGTCAAACCTGCTACCGGAAAACCGGTCATCGGCGTTTTTGCCCCTTGTGATCCGCGCATCGATGCGGCCAGCAGGGAACGGAGTACCAACATCATCAAACACACCGCCGAATCCCTCGCCGGAAAAATCAAGCTGCCAGATGGAACGGCCGCCGAAGTCGTCTATTCGGATGTACTGATCGATGCCGAAAGTCAAGCAGACCAAGTGGCCAGCCAATTTAAAGAGGCCGGCGTCAGTGTCCTAGTCTGTGTGCCCGACACTTGGTCATTTCCGCAGCTGACCACCATTTCCTTGTTTTCCCATTTCCCCAAGGACACCCCGATCAATTTCACCACAGGCAACAGTGCCACCCGTCCAGGCGTCGTGTACACCCATGCCACGTCAGGAGCCATTGCCCAATACGGGAAATTGACCCATATCAACGTGGGCAAGTGGCCGGATGCTGGCCAAAACCCGGAAATGAGCCCTGCCACCCTCAAAGCCTTGGTGGATTGGTGCTATGCAGCGGTCACCTTCCAAGGGCTCAAAGGAAAACGGGTAGTGGTTTTTGGGCACGATTCCATGGGCATGGAAACAGCCCTTCCGCATGTGCTCGAAACACGAAACCAGTTTGGCATTGAGGTGACGCGGCTGGACATGAAGCTCCTCGCCGACATGCTCCAAAAGGAATCCTATGACAAGGAAGAATTGAAAAAACTCAGAACTTGGCTGGAAGGTCATGCCGGAGATCGGCTGGAGCTCCCCGATGGGGAAAAAGACAGTAAGCTGCTGGACCAGAGCCTGGCCCTTTACCTGATCGTCCGTGACTTGATGAAGGATATTGATGCGATTGGTGGAGGATTTATGAGCCAACTGGAATGGGGCTCTGATGATCGCGGCATACAGCTTCCCGTGGCCGATATCATGGAGTCACTGTTTAACAGTACTTTTGACCATAACGGCCCAAAAGCCGTGCAGCCTTTTGCCACGGAAGCTGATGTGCAGGCCTTGCTGACGCAGCTGTTTATGACTTGGCTATCCGGAGGGCATCCTCCCCTTTTCATGGACTTCAGAAAAGCTTGGGACAGGGAAGACCTTGCCGAACTGGCCGCCCAAAATGGCTATCAGCCAAACGGTGATGAACCTTGGATGAAAAAAGGATTTGTGGATGGTGTAAATTCTGGGTCTGCTTCTTTTAACTGGGCCGCTACGCCGGGTACTGAGGAAAAAGAAATCATGAAAAACATCACCTTCCCGAAAGCCGTGGACTACTTTTATTACTTGGGCAATTCGGTGCATTTCATCTCCCCTGGCAAGATCAAAGGCCTTGCTGCCAGGCTTGCGTACAGCTCTCTTTCCGGTATGTTTTCGATGATCTGGGATGAAGCCGAAACAGTGGCGCTTCCCGATGAACTGGCCCAAAAAATCTGTGACGGCGCCAACCCCACCTGGCCCCATACCTTCGTGGTTCCCAAATATGCCTCCATGATGGAGTACAAGCAATATGCCCCGGCAAACCACTTTCACATGACCTGGGACTTGGAACCCGCCAGGCTACAGTTTTGGATGGACTTCTGCAATGTGCTTTCCGTAGCTCCTTGGCAGGCGCGTCCCACCTTTATCGAAGAAATAGATCGGCCAGTGCCACTGCTGTACCTGCTCAATGGCGGGGAAGATGCCACCAAAAAGCTCAAAGCCGGGAAATAG
- a CDS encoding sodium:solute symporter, with protein sequence MQLPVIDLIIFLIYMLGILLFGASFFFKKNRTTDDYMVGGRRLPSWAIGMSIFATFVSSISFLALPGNAYLTNWNSFVFSLSIPIAAWIAVKFFVPLYRGVQSESAYYYLETRFGPWARTYASICYLLTQLARMGTILYLLALPMNALLGWDIATIIIVTGISVIIYASMGGIEAVIWTDAIQGIVLILGALTCLGIILFSMPEGPMQVIEIGQEHDKFSLGSFGLSMTDATFWVILIYGLFINLQNFGVDQNYVQRYMSAKTEKGAIKSTWFGSSLYVPVSLLFFFIGTALFAYYQVFPDLLPQTLQSKDAADKIFPFFIVNGLPKGLTGLLIASIFAAGMSTISTSLNSSATVILTDHYKKYINTPPSGKDNFRVLTIAAVVMGSLSIVVSLAMTEVKSALDAWWALSSVFSGGVLGLFLLGYFSKNVQQTEAAIGVVIGILVIAWMSLTPVFITEGPWLSFRNPMHANLTIVIGTLVIFLTGFLLSKVFNRSSH encoded by the coding sequence ATGCAATTACCCGTCATTGACCTCATCATATTTCTGATTTATATGTTAGGCATCCTGCTTTTTGGAGCGTCTTTTTTCTTCAAAAAAAACAGGACCACGGATGATTATATGGTCGGTGGCAGACGTCTTCCTTCGTGGGCCATTGGCATGTCGATCTTTGCCACCTTTGTGAGCAGCATCAGCTTTTTGGCCTTGCCCGGCAATGCCTACCTCACCAATTGGAACAGCTTTGTCTTCAGCCTTTCCATTCCGATAGCCGCTTGGATAGCAGTCAAGTTTTTTGTCCCGCTATACCGCGGAGTGCAAAGTGAATCTGCATACTATTACCTGGAAACCCGATTCGGCCCTTGGGCCAGGACTTATGCTTCCATCTGCTACCTGCTGACCCAGCTGGCAAGGATGGGGACGATTTTGTATTTGCTGGCCCTGCCGATGAATGCCTTGCTGGGCTGGGATATTGCGACGATTATCATCGTCACGGGAATCTCCGTAATCATTTATGCTTCCATGGGAGGTATCGAAGCGGTGATATGGACAGATGCCATCCAGGGGATTGTCCTAATCCTCGGAGCCTTGACCTGCTTGGGAATCATTCTCTTTTCCATGCCTGAAGGGCCAATGCAGGTCATTGAAATCGGTCAGGAGCATGATAAATTCAGCCTTGGAAGTTTTGGCCTCAGCATGACGGATGCCACCTTTTGGGTCATATTGATCTATGGCCTGTTTATCAACCTCCAGAATTTCGGTGTGGACCAAAATTATGTGCAGCGCTACATGAGTGCCAAAACCGAAAAGGGAGCCATCAAATCCACTTGGTTTGGCAGCAGTCTTTATGTCCCTGTGTCCCTGCTCTTTTTCTTTATCGGAACAGCCTTGTTTGCGTACTATCAGGTCTTTCCGGACTTACTTCCCCAAACCCTTCAGTCCAAAGATGCAGCGGATAAAATCTTTCCTTTTTTTATTGTGAACGGTTTGCCGAAAGGCCTCACAGGCTTGTTGATCGCTTCGATCTTTGCAGCTGGGATGAGTACCATTTCCACCAGCCTTAACAGTTCTGCAACGGTGATTTTAACAGACCATTACAAGAAATACATCAACACCCCCCCCTCCGGGAAGGACAATTTCAGGGTCCTGACCATCGCGGCGGTAGTGATGGGCTCGCTCAGCATTGTGGTTTCACTGGCCATGACAGAAGTAAAAAGTGCCTTGGATGCTTGGTGGGCTTTGAGTTCGGTGTTTAGCGGCGGTGTATTGGGATTGTTCTTACTGGGCTATTTCTCTAAAAATGTCCAGCAGACTGAAGCGGCGATTGGCGTGGTCATCGGTATTTTGGTCATTGCTTGGATGAGCCTTACCCCTGTCTTTATCACCGAAGGGCCTTGGCTATCCTTCCGAAACCCCATGCATGCCAACCTGACCATCGTGATCGGGACCTTGGTCATCTTTTTGACAGGGTTCCTCTTATCAAAAGTATTCAACAGATCATCACACTGA